The Chryseobacterium sp. LJ668 genome segment CCGAATTATCATTTTTCACCGTTGGGAACCGAGCTTAAAAAAGGCGATGGTTCTCTCTTAAAAGTAAATTCTGACGGGATTGCGTTAACGCCTGATAATCAATATATTTATTATAAACCTTTAAGTGATAACCGTTTGTACAGAATTAAAACCGATTTGCTGAGAGATTTCAAAACGCCTGAAACTGTTTTAGAGAAAAATGTAGAAGATTTGGGCAAATTCATCACAACAGACGGTATGATTTTCGACAAAAAAGGAAACCTTTATTTTGGAGATTTGGAGAAAAGTTCAATCGTTAAAATCACACCGGATTTAAAAATGCAAACCATTGTTCAGGATAAAGATAAACTGATTTGGCCAGACAGTTACAGCATTTCTGATGATGGTTATTTATACATTTCCAATTCGCAGATTCAGCTGATGCCTTGGTTTCATAATGGAAAAGAAGAATTCAAAAAGCCTTTTAAAGTTTTCAGGATTAAGATTTAAATCAAAAAATTAATAAAATGAAAAAAATAGTTTTAAGCTTAGCAAGTCTTACAGCAACAATGTTATCGGCACAAAATGTACAGACATTTACATTAAAAAAATTGCCTTCAAAACCCGTGAATGAACTTTTGACCCGTGGAATGATTTCCGGAGAACAGGGAACCATCGGTTATTTTACCTACAAAAAAGGCGCAGTCGTTCCAACGCATCAACATATCAATGAGCAGTACTCTCTAATCACAAAAGGTAGTGTAAAAGTGAAAATTCTGGACAAAGAATATATCGTAAAAGCGGGTGACGGAATTATCATTCCACCCAATGTACCCCACAGTTTCACCGCTTTGGAAGACGATACGATTGATATTGATTTCTTCACTCCTTCCAGAACAGACTGGATTGAAGGGAAAGACAATTATTACGAGAAAAAATAATTTTGAATCTAAATTAATTCTAACAAACATTACAAAATTATTATGAAAAAAATATTTTTAAAACTCGCTTTGCTGGTTGCATTAGTGCCTTTGGTTTCGTGTACTGTAAAACAAATCAAAACCGCTAACAAAAAAAGCGCTCCAAACGAAAGAATGTGGCATTATTCTACGATTGATGCGATGCGACGAGGTATTTACGAAGGAACGCATACCGTAAAAGAATTAAAAGGCCACGGAGATTTTGGACTGGGAACATTCAATCATCTCAATGGAGAACTGATTGCATTAGACGGAATTATCTATCGTATTCCGCCATCAGGAAAAGTGGAAGTAGCTTCGGAAAATTTGAAATCGCCTTTTACCTCGCTCACATTTTTCAAAGCAGATTTGGTTAAAACAATCAATTTTACAGGAACTTTTGAGGAATTGCAGGAAAAAATTCTACCAATGCTGTCCACTCAAAATTTACCGTACGCCATAAAGATAGAAGCTAAGTGGTCTGACATTACAGTGGGTGGAGCAGACCCTATTTCTCCTACCGACACTACCGAACTTGCAACATTGATGAAAGCAAGACCTCAGTATAAATCAGAAAATATAAATGGAACAATGGTGGGCTATTTCACACCTTCTTTGTTAAGTAATGTGGATTTGTCTCCGTTTCATTTTCATTTTATTTCTGACGACAGAACATTTGCAGGACATCTGATGTCCGGTCAACTCAAGAATGCTGAAATCAAAATTTATCTGAATGAGAAAAGCGGATATGATGTTGAATTATTGCGGGATAATGGTAGGTTCCGTCACTTGAAGTTTGAGAGTAAAGGTGATTCTTCGGCATATTAATATTTAAATTTTAAATATGGATTTGGGAAAGGCTCATATTAAAATTTGTAAATCTTAATTTGGATTATTCTGGATTTAAAAATAAAAAAAAATGGCGCCACTTGTCTTAAAGTGGCGCCATTTGGCTGTTGGTGACCAAGACGAGCGTATCTTCAAACACTTTTATCGATGATTTGGTTCGATTGAGCCAAATTAAGCAAGAATTGCAAAACGCCTGTTTATCAAATAATTTTTTTTAGTTTTTGTCCATTGCAATTTAATTTTAAAAATTAAGAACAATCAGCAATGGAGTAGTAAGTCGTTCTTTGGCTGTGCTTGTCTTGTACCTGTAACCGAAGAGATATTGAAATATTTGCTCAATGATTTTCAAAGAATGTTAGATTTTTTTTGAGTAATTACAATATTAGTGAAACCAAAAGTAATAAGATCTAACAACTACATATTGACTTTATTCCGATATTGAGTAGGCGCTTTTATTTTCGCTATGAGCAATAAAATAGAAACTCCTGATATTGTCTATTCCTGTCATCACGATGTGAGCAGAAAGGGCGAAAATTTTGTTCCGAAACATACGCTTTCGTATGACATTTCGGGTAGTTTTGTATTAGCAGATGATAAAGAAAATTACAAGGCAAATTCAGGAGATTTTAATTTGATCAGAAAAAACCAATTGGTGAAGTTTGTCAAAATTCCACCTGAAAATGGTGTTTTTGAAAGTATGAATGTCTATTTGAGTGATGAGAATTTAACTAATTTTTCAAAAGAATATCAATTGAAAGCTGAACATTCAATTACCACAAAACCTCTCATTCCAATCAAAGTAAATGGAGTTCTTCAGAATTTTATGACTTCTTTAAAAATGATTCTTGAAAGTGATTTGAAAAATCAATCCTTAATAGATTTAAAAATAAAGGAACTTCTTTTGATTTTATTACAGTCGCAACCAGAACTGAAAAATATTCTTTTTGATTTTTCCGAACCTTTCAAAATTGATTTGGAAGCGTTTATGAATCAAAATTACCGCTACAATGTCAATCTCGACCGTTTCGCATATCTGACGGGAAGAAGTCTCGCGACATTCAAACGTGATTTTGAAAAAGTTTTTCAAACTTCGCCACACAAATGGATTTTACAGAAACGTTTGAAAGAAGCTCATTTTCTTCTTAAAGAAGGCAAATCTGCATCAGACATTTTTGTTGATCTGGGTTTTGAAGACCTTTCTCATTTTTCTTATGTTTTCAAAAAACAGTTTGGTTACAGTCCCACGAAAATTCAGGTAATGAGATGATTATAATTTCTAATGCAGCAGTTATTTTAGATTTAAGTTTAAATAAATTTATCCTTTTAAATTTCTAAATTTGCACTATAAGCATGAAATAGATGTTCGAAATTTTCCAAAAATACCTTACCGATAAAATTGAACTTTCCAACACCGAATTAGAATTGATACAATCGGTCTGCAAAGAGAAAAAGCTTCGCAAAAAACAATTTCTCTCGCAGGAAGGCGAGGTCTGGCATTACAATGCGTTTATCTGTAGAGGATTGGTGAAAACTTTCTCCATTGCTGAGAATGGTACAGAACACATCATCAATTTTGCGCCCGATAATTACTGGACCGGCGACCGTGAAAGTCTGACAAACGGAACACCCTCTCGTTTGAATATTGATGCAATAGAACCTACTGAATTAATCTTAATCGAAAAACCTGATTTTGAAAAATTATGTTTAGAAATTCCAC includes the following:
- a CDS encoding Crp/Fnr family transcriptional regulator, with the translated sequence MFEIFQKYLTDKIELSNTELELIQSVCKEKKLRKKQFLSQEGEVWHYNAFICRGLVKTFSIAENGTEHIINFAPDNYWTGDRESLTNGTPSRLNIDAIEPTELILIEKPDFEKLCLEIPQLNQLVNQLIQKSFIVSQGRILANISFTAEEKYDNFLLKYPNIVNRIPQHMIASYIGITPETLTRLRRNKVKK
- a CDS encoding acetolactate decarboxylase, with amino-acid sequence MKKIFLKLALLVALVPLVSCTVKQIKTANKKSAPNERMWHYSTIDAMRRGIYEGTHTVKELKGHGDFGLGTFNHLNGELIALDGIIYRIPPSGKVEVASENLKSPFTSLTFFKADLVKTINFTGTFEELQEKILPMLSTQNLPYAIKIEAKWSDITVGGADPISPTDTTELATLMKARPQYKSENINGTMVGYFTPSLLSNVDLSPFHFHFISDDRTFAGHLMSGQLKNAEIKIYLNEKSGYDVELLRDNGRFRHLKFESKGDSSAY
- a CDS encoding helix-turn-helix domain-containing protein; translation: MSNKIETPDIVYSCHHDVSRKGENFVPKHTLSYDISGSFVLADDKENYKANSGDFNLIRKNQLVKFVKIPPENGVFESMNVYLSDENLTNFSKEYQLKAEHSITTKPLIPIKVNGVLQNFMTSLKMILESDLKNQSLIDLKIKELLLILLQSQPELKNILFDFSEPFKIDLEAFMNQNYRYNVNLDRFAYLTGRSLATFKRDFEKVFQTSPHKWILQKRLKEAHFLLKEGKSASDIFVDLGFEDLSHFSYVFKKQFGYSPTKIQVMR
- a CDS encoding cupin domain-containing protein — its product is MKKIVLSLASLTATMLSAQNVQTFTLKKLPSKPVNELLTRGMISGEQGTIGYFTYKKGAVVPTHQHINEQYSLITKGSVKVKILDKEYIVKAGDGIIIPPNVPHSFTALEDDTIDIDFFTPSRTDWIEGKDNYYEKK